One segment of Phycisphaerales bacterium DNA contains the following:
- the crtI gene encoding phytoene desaturase family protein — protein sequence MSQQSNIAVIGAGPGGLAAAMLLAASGCDVTIFEAQARAGGRSRRLAIDDFQFDIGATFFMMPYVMDEIFRAANRHLVNEVEMTRLDPMYRLVFNSGNSVDLEVDALPDQVQMMRQLDAICPGDGQAFERFMQDNRLKLASMDPILRRPIRSMRDLFDRKALGALKHLHPGRTMYKHLSKYFADPRIRLAMGFQSKYLGMSIYECPSLFSILPFIEYEYGVWHPQGGIASTMDAMARISTEMGVKIHLNSPVEQILFNGRRATGVCVDGVNHEFDQVVVNADATWAMKNLIPGSLRKRYSDEKIDRMGYSCSTYMLYLGIRGELPLPHHTICFSEKYQENLADITHHGRLSEEPSMYFCNPSCTDPSMAPVGCASLYCLVPTPNTKSGINWKAEAPRLRRQVIDQLGRRLGISDIESRIIAEHQITPADWQAQNINHGATFNLAHSLKQMLGRRPQHRLQDVDGVWLVGGGTHPGSGLPVILLSSQITTDLICKEVGIPWAGSGSSINSSTSSASQLQDLLVPS from the coding sequence ATGAGTCAACAATCCAACATTGCCGTAATCGGAGCAGGCCCAGGAGGTCTAGCCGCAGCTATGCTGCTCGCTGCTAGTGGCTGTGACGTCACTATCTTTGAGGCTCAGGCTCGTGCTGGAGGCCGTTCTCGCCGCCTTGCCATCGATGATTTTCAATTTGATATTGGTGCCACTTTTTTCATGATGCCCTATGTCATGGACGAGATATTCCGCGCGGCTAATCGCCATCTCGTTAACGAAGTCGAAATGACACGGCTAGATCCCATGTATCGCCTCGTTTTCAATAGCGGTAATTCGGTCGATCTAGAAGTTGATGCGCTACCCGATCAGGTCCAGATGATGCGCCAACTGGATGCCATTTGTCCTGGTGATGGTCAGGCTTTCGAACGTTTCATGCAAGACAACCGTCTAAAGTTGGCGTCGATGGATCCTATTTTACGTCGGCCCATTCGATCGATGCGTGACTTGTTTGATAGGAAGGCGCTGGGAGCACTGAAACACCTTCATCCTGGGCGAACGATGTACAAGCATCTGTCAAAGTATTTTGCGGATCCGCGGATTCGTCTAGCGATGGGTTTTCAGAGTAAGTACTTGGGCATGAGTATTTATGAATGTCCAAGTCTTTTCTCCATTCTGCCCTTCATTGAATATGAATATGGTGTTTGGCATCCGCAAGGCGGAATTGCATCAACGATGGATGCGATGGCACGGATCTCAACCGAAATGGGAGTCAAAATACATCTCAATTCGCCTGTCGAGCAAATCCTATTCAATGGGCGTAGGGCGACTGGTGTCTGTGTTGATGGTGTGAACCATGAGTTTGATCAGGTTGTTGTTAATGCTGATGCAACTTGGGCAATGAAGAATCTCATTCCTGGCTCACTTCGAAAACGTTATTCCGATGAGAAGATTGATCGGATGGGCTACTCCTGCAGTACTTATATGCTCTATCTCGGTATACGTGGTGAGCTACCGCTGCCACACCATACAATTTGTTTTAGTGAGAAGTACCAAGAGAATCTGGCAGATATCACCCATCACGGTCGACTCAGCGAAGAACCGTCTATGTACTTCTGTAATCCATCCTGTACAGATCCCTCAATGGCCCCAGTGGGGTGCGCATCGCTCTACTGCTTAGTGCCCACGCCAAATACAAAAAGTGGGATTAATTGGAAAGCAGAAGCACCAAGGCTAAGGCGACAGGTTATCGATCAGTTGGGACGTCGTTTAGGCATTTCAGATATTGAATCTCGCATTATTGCAGAGCATCAAATCACGCCCGCCGATTGGCAGGCTCAAAACATTAACCATGGCGCGACCTTCAATCTGGCACACTCTCTGAAGCAAATGCTTGGCAGAAGGCCCCAGCATCGCTTGCAAGATGTTGATGGTGTTTGGCTTGTGGGTGGTGGGACTCATCCGGGCTCAGGGCTTCCCGTCATTCTTCTGAGTTCGCAAATTACCACTGATCTCATTTGCAAAGAAGTGGGAATCCCTTGGGCCGGATCAGGAAGTTCAATCAACTCCAGCACTTCTTCTGCGAGTCAGTTACAAGACCTACTGGTTCCAAGCTAG
- a CDS encoding glycosyltransferase family 2 protein encodes MTALLLISAIIAGFTLLLCLWNMTLLTAAPTKGEPREEPLVSVCVPARNEEFNLPVCLDSLLSQTYGNIEILVYDDESDDETPNILRRYQDLDPRVKQVTTSQLEDGWNGKQFACGQMAQQAKGAWLLFTDADVRFAPDCVHRTLLFCQQRGCDLVSAFPRQITKSIGEILLVPLIHFLLLSYLPLFVMRRTRTESTAAGCGQFLCVTREAYDASDGHRAFPDSMHDGIQMPKAVRSSGYMTDLVDGTDLCSCRMYNDLATSWNGFAKNAYEGLGSVPLLIFITLIHLIAHILPWVMLVVYLATWQVDQPPFFLAAIAVGCNIVQRTALAWRYRQRPLGIFTHPFGITCMTFIQWHSYYLRRHGTRQWRGRIHTT; translated from the coding sequence ATGACCGCTCTCCTACTCATTAGCGCTATTATTGCTGGCTTCACCCTGCTTTTGTGCTTATGGAATATGACACTGCTCACCGCAGCACCAACCAAAGGTGAGCCCCGAGAGGAACCACTCGTCTCTGTTTGTGTTCCCGCGCGTAATGAAGAGTTCAACCTACCAGTCTGCCTCGATAGTCTTTTATCGCAGACCTATGGGAATATTGAAATACTCGTCTACGACGATGAAAGTGATGACGAAACACCAAATATTCTGCGCCGTTACCAAGATTTGGATCCAAGAGTCAAGCAAGTGACCACATCACAACTTGAGGACGGCTGGAATGGCAAACAGTTTGCCTGCGGACAAATGGCACAACAAGCGAAGGGGGCATGGCTACTCTTCACAGATGCAGATGTCCGTTTCGCTCCAGATTGTGTTCACCGTACTTTGCTTTTTTGTCAGCAACGTGGGTGTGATCTCGTTTCTGCGTTCCCACGACAAATCACGAAATCCATTGGCGAAATACTACTTGTACCTTTGATTCATTTTCTCCTACTCAGCTATTTACCTTTATTTGTAATGCGGCGAACAAGAACTGAATCAACTGCTGCTGGATGTGGGCAGTTTTTGTGTGTGACTCGTGAGGCATATGATGCCTCTGATGGTCACAGAGCTTTTCCAGACTCAATGCATGATGGCATTCAAATGCCCAAGGCTGTTCGTTCTTCTGGTTACATGACTGATCTTGTTGACGGCACAGATCTTTGCTCTTGTCGTATGTATAACGATCTTGCTACTTCTTGGAACGGCTTTGCAAAGAACGCGTACGAAGGGCTTGGTTCGGTACCTTTGCTTATTTTTATAACACTGATACACCTCATTGCTCACATACTGCCGTGGGTTATGTTGGTGGTCTATCTGGCCACCTGGCAAGTTGATCAACCTCCCTTCTTTCTGGCTGCCATAGCCGTCGGTTGTAATATTGTTCAGCGCACCGCGTTGGCATGGCGATACCGCCAAAGACCTTTGGGCATTTTCACCCACCCTTTCGGAATTACATGTATGACTTTTATTCAGTGGCACAGTTATTACTTGCGCCGGCACGGCACGCGACAATGGCGAGGGCGCATTCACACCACTTAA
- a CDS encoding HD domain-containing protein, with product MISVAEARALMEQWVENPALRVHMESVACCMQSYATESSPDDVDRWIIAGLLHDFDYEKHPTPEEHPFVGVAYLKERGDVDEEIIEAILGHADYSGVARVTPMAKTLFAVDELAGFIVACCKVRPNGISDLTTRSVKKKLKDARFAAAVSREDIQEGILELEVDATSHMQSCIDALRAESDRLGLSPNEGCS from the coding sequence ATGATTTCAGTTGCTGAAGCACGAGCACTGATGGAGCAGTGGGTTGAGAATCCTGCTCTTCGAGTTCATATGGAGTCAGTGGCCTGCTGTATGCAGTCATATGCGACGGAGTCTTCTCCAGATGATGTGGATCGTTGGATTATTGCTGGCCTCCTACATGACTTTGATTATGAAAAGCATCCGACACCAGAAGAACATCCATTTGTCGGCGTCGCGTACCTAAAAGAACGTGGCGATGTTGATGAGGAGATTATTGAAGCAATTTTAGGGCACGCCGATTACAGCGGTGTTGCTCGTGTGACACCTATGGCAAAGACTCTCTTTGCAGTTGATGAGCTAGCCGGTTTTATTGTCGCCTGTTGTAAAGTTCGTCCAAATGGAATCAGCGATCTAACAACGAGGTCAGTTAAGAAGAAACTAAAAGATGCCCGTTTTGCAGCAGCAGTAAGTCGTGAAGACATCCAGGAAGGTATTTTAGAACTTGAGGTCGATGCCACATCCCATATGCAGTCTTGTATCGATGCACTTCGAGCGGAAAGTGATCGCTTGGGATTAAGCCCGAATGAGGGATGCTCTTGA
- a CDS encoding GDP-L-fucose synthase: protein MAGHKGMVGSAIVRQLANDDRVEVITRDRKQLDLLNQDAVKEFFHSETIDQVYLAAAKVGGIHANNTYPAQFIYDNLVIECNIINFAHENHVNDLLFLGSSCIYPKFADQPMREESLLQGILEPTNEPYAVAKIAGIKLCESYNRQYGRNYRSAMPTNLYGPNDNFHPENAHVIPALLRRFHEAKVNKLDEVVAWGSGKPMREFLHVDDMAAACIHIMNLGDDQYQAHTQPMLSHINVGTGQDCSIRELVETIARVVEYPGTISFDTSKPDGTPRKLMDSSRLKALGWEHSISLEAGLRQSYQWFLENQDQYRA from the coding sequence GTGGCCGGTCACAAGGGAATGGTTGGCTCAGCCATCGTCCGGCAACTGGCAAACGACGATCGTGTCGAAGTCATAACTCGTGATCGAAAACAGCTCGATCTACTCAATCAAGATGCTGTCAAAGAGTTTTTTCACAGCGAAACAATTGATCAGGTCTATCTTGCCGCCGCCAAGGTTGGCGGCATCCACGCCAACAATACTTACCCGGCCCAGTTTATTTATGACAACCTCGTCATTGAATGCAACATCATTAATTTTGCACACGAGAATCATGTAAATGACCTTCTTTTCTTAGGCTCATCTTGTATCTATCCAAAGTTTGCAGACCAGCCCATGAGAGAAGAGTCACTGCTGCAAGGGATCTTAGAGCCGACGAATGAGCCTTATGCCGTTGCAAAGATTGCTGGTATCAAACTATGTGAATCTTATAATCGGCAATACGGACGAAACTATCGCTCCGCAATGCCTACCAATCTCTATGGCCCCAATGACAATTTTCATCCAGAGAATGCTCATGTTATTCCTGCGCTTCTTCGCAGATTTCACGAGGCAAAAGTCAATAAATTAGATGAAGTCGTTGCATGGGGATCAGGAAAACCCATGCGTGAATTTTTGCATGTGGACGATATGGCCGCCGCCTGTATCCACATTATGAATCTTGGCGACGATCAATATCAAGCTCATACACAGCCAATGTTAAGCCATATTAATGTAGGTACTGGGCAAGATTGTTCTATTCGTGAGCTGGTGGAAACGATTGCACGAGTGGTGGAATATCCTGGGACTATTTCATTCGACACAAGTAAGCCCGATGGAACACCACGCAAGCTCATGGACTCATCACGCCTCAAGGCTCTTGGCTGGGAACACTCCATTTCCTTAGAGGCCGGCCTTCGACAGAGTTACCAGTGGTTCTTAGAGAACCAAGATCAATACCGTGCTTAG
- a CDS encoding MFS transporter, which translates to MGNQNKRWNEALEHGPGHHLKWLFWAIPTFFFFFEFFIRVAPGVINQDLQKEFDITPGDVGWMLAIYYYAYAPLQLFVGVMIDRFGPRGFLAGASLFCGIGLVVFGIASTLFMLSMGRALMGGGSAFAYVGAVCVASMWFRPHHLGYIIGLTAMVGVSGAIVAQYALPGLFGLFSWQIIMFALALIAVITAVLLWYFVPDRPHFLLEQQAHSEKPTHFLSGLKTVLRNPQTWLLSITNALVYLPLATIGATWGVRELTTVMDQPSTVIGPVIATLYVGFCLGCPLLGYLSDRMHNRKIFIVLGAFLSTILAFIYPFLGPGSYPFLFAYFLVWGIVISTFVISFTSCLELNERHMGGSAVAFVNFVAMIVAACFIWCFGIIVDWEAMREHQSLNELPADFRFGLIVMAFVMLPAPILSLFIRESHAHRVCKVAAT; encoded by the coding sequence ATGGGTAATCAGAACAAGCGTTGGAATGAGGCGCTTGAACATGGTCCGGGGCACCACTTAAAGTGGTTGTTCTGGGCCATTCCAACCTTCTTTTTCTTTTTTGAGTTCTTTATTCGCGTGGCGCCTGGTGTTATTAATCAGGACCTGCAGAAGGAATTTGATATCACCCCTGGTGATGTTGGTTGGATGTTGGCTATCTACTATTACGCCTATGCGCCTCTCCAACTCTTTGTTGGTGTAATGATTGACAGATTTGGGCCTCGTGGATTTCTTGCTGGTGCCAGTCTGTTTTGTGGTATTGGGCTTGTTGTCTTTGGAATTGCTTCGACTCTATTCATGTTGAGTATGGGCCGGGCATTAATGGGTGGTGGATCGGCGTTTGCATATGTCGGTGCGGTTTGCGTCGCATCAATGTGGTTTCGACCACATCATTTGGGGTACATCATTGGGCTCACTGCGATGGTGGGCGTATCAGGCGCGATTGTGGCTCAGTACGCATTGCCAGGTCTGTTTGGTTTATTCTCATGGCAGATAATTATGTTTGCGTTGGCATTAATTGCAGTCATTACGGCTGTTTTATTGTGGTACTTCGTCCCTGATCGCCCTCATTTCTTGCTTGAGCAGCAAGCCCATAGTGAGAAGCCGACTCACTTTCTTTCCGGGCTCAAAACAGTTCTTCGTAACCCGCAGACATGGTTGTTGAGTATTACCAATGCGCTGGTGTATCTGCCTTTGGCTACGATTGGCGCTACCTGGGGCGTACGTGAGCTCACAACAGTTATGGATCAGCCAAGCACAGTTATTGGGCCAGTCATTGCCACTCTTTATGTTGGGTTCTGCCTTGGGTGTCCCTTGCTCGGGTATTTATCCGATCGAATGCACAACCGTAAGATTTTTATTGTCTTAGGTGCTTTTCTGTCAACAATTCTTGCATTCATATATCCATTTCTTGGTCCCGGATCCTATCCATTTTTGTTTGCATACTTTCTCGTGTGGGGGATCGTGATTAGTACGTTCGTGATCAGCTTTACATCTTGTTTAGAACTTAATGAGAGGCATATGGGTGGTTCAGCTGTCGCCTTTGTGAATTTCGTGGCAATGATTGTGGCCGCCTGCTTTATCTGGTGTTTTGGAATCATTGTCGACTGGGAAGCGATGCGCGAACATCAGTCACTAAATGAGCTTCCTGCTGATTTTAGATTTGGACTTATTGTCATGGCGTTTGTTATGCTTCCCGCGCCCATTTTGTCTTTATTCATTCGCGAATCGCATGCACATCGTGTTTGTAAAGTAGCGGCGACCTAA
- a CDS encoding lysophospholipid acyltransferase family protein — protein MTRFFERYAVRKIRRNFHAVHVDPSSTPTIKKIQEQTEPTILLMNHPSWWDPITIMFISGFYLRERTHCAPMEISQLRRFRIFRKVGLFGIDPDHPETPAKMEAYIQEVFHSTPNTLLWITPQGQFTDVRDKIRLRPGAAALAARNPQASVFCVGMEYNFWQDQKPELFLRFQPCVAEDLSTSGWYRAMRNTMQENLDALSKLVVSRDASAFIQPLGQARAKTSLLYDWLLRLRGQHGDISIHQNSKDDSKK, from the coding sequence ATGACCAGATTCTTTGAGCGATATGCTGTTCGGAAAATTCGCCGTAATTTCCATGCGGTGCACGTTGATCCAAGCTCAACACCTACCATCAAAAAAATCCAAGAGCAGACAGAACCCACTATTCTTCTGATGAATCATCCAAGTTGGTGGGATCCCATAACCATTATGTTCATCTCTGGATTTTATCTTCGCGAACGCACACATTGCGCCCCAATGGAAATCTCCCAATTACGCCGCTTTAGGATATTCCGAAAGGTGGGCCTCTTCGGCATTGATCCAGATCACCCAGAAACACCGGCCAAAATGGAGGCCTATATTCAAGAGGTTTTTCATTCAACCCCCAATACCTTGCTATGGATAACACCACAGGGCCAATTTACTGATGTAAGAGATAAGATACGACTGCGACCAGGGGCCGCTGCACTAGCAGCTCGTAACCCACAAGCGTCCGTATTTTGTGTTGGTATGGAATACAACTTTTGGCAGGATCAGAAGCCGGAACTCTTTCTTAGATTCCAGCCATGTGTTGCTGAAGATCTATCTACTTCAGGTTGGTATCGAGCAATGCGCAATACGATGCAGGAAAACCTTGATGCACTTTCCAAGCTAGTTGTTAGTCGTGACGCCAGTGCATTTATTCAGCCATTGGGGCAAGCGCGTGCTAAGACGTCTCTACTCTATGACTGGCTACTTCGACTCAGAGGCCAGCACGGAGATATCAGCATTCATCAAAACTCAAAGGATGACTCGAAAAAATGA
- a CDS encoding aldehyde dehydrogenase family protein — MPSNTNHSTSIAPIRERLIWIRRLRKVIIHQEEAINRVLREELAKSQQEVLTADLMPLLAACRWHEKHAKKLLRPRRVRQNAWWQLGQKHWVYRVPLGHVAIIATWNYPIQLLGIQILQALLGGNRVTVKPSEHAPRSQAALLAAFWQAGVPRSLLQSKPATREAGKEMLREQAFDHIVFTGSTEVGREIASVAANMLTKSTLELSGRDSAFVLPDADPNLAAQAIWEAVELNGGQTCMAPRRALVFRPVYSALLKSMSRLAASAQPRRLISKGQAEFIYHLACQAIAEGGVSLSGTLEVPRDGWIRPIVIANCPPEAALVAGEHFGPALALIPVDSMAQALEIHHQCDQHLATSIFTQHPRRARDLMPLMGSGTVHFNDVVRPAAHPATSILGQGASGWGASQGAMGLLEMTRPLQVSTSPGWSRPSESKMTVSGFSRLRSLVLWTYGRRGRRSLDHPPTAAWSLEDATRNPDAVQPSTNRQDPEQYKDQPQAKQLRQRI; from the coding sequence ATGCCTTCCAATACGAACCATTCCACCTCCATAGCACCTATTCGTGAGCGGCTTATCTGGATTCGCCGTCTGAGAAAGGTCATCATCCACCAGGAAGAGGCAATTAATCGAGTACTTCGGGAAGAATTAGCCAAATCCCAACAAGAAGTGCTCACTGCCGATCTGATGCCGCTCTTGGCCGCTTGTCGTTGGCATGAAAAGCATGCGAAAAAGCTTCTGCGTCCAAGGCGTGTGAGGCAAAATGCTTGGTGGCAACTTGGCCAAAAACACTGGGTTTACAGGGTACCACTGGGTCATGTGGCGATTATTGCGACATGGAATTATCCAATTCAGCTCTTGGGAATCCAAATTCTCCAGGCTCTGCTTGGAGGCAACCGAGTCACAGTCAAGCCATCTGAGCATGCCCCACGCAGCCAAGCTGCCCTGCTGGCTGCTTTCTGGCAAGCTGGTGTGCCTCGATCGTTGCTGCAATCAAAACCAGCAACTCGAGAGGCTGGCAAAGAGATGCTACGCGAGCAGGCCTTCGACCATATTGTCTTCACTGGTTCAACTGAGGTTGGACGCGAGATTGCCTCAGTAGCGGCCAATATGCTCACCAAATCGACGCTGGAGCTGAGTGGTCGCGACTCTGCGTTTGTGCTACCGGATGCTGATCCCAACCTTGCTGCCCAGGCCATCTGGGAGGCTGTTGAGCTTAACGGAGGCCAGACCTGCATGGCACCACGTCGAGCGCTCGTATTTCGGCCTGTTTACAGCGCGCTTCTTAAGTCGATGTCGCGATTAGCTGCAAGTGCCCAACCTCGACGACTGATCTCTAAAGGCCAAGCAGAATTTATCTATCACCTTGCCTGCCAAGCCATTGCAGAAGGCGGTGTTAGTCTTTCGGGCACACTCGAAGTGCCTCGCGATGGCTGGATTCGCCCCATTGTGATCGCGAATTGCCCACCAGAGGCCGCACTGGTTGCTGGAGAGCACTTTGGACCAGCCCTCGCATTGATTCCCGTTGACTCGATGGCGCAAGCTCTTGAGATTCACCACCAGTGCGATCAACACCTCGCGACCTCTATATTCACACAGCACCCACGCCGCGCCCGTGATTTGATGCCCCTAATGGGCAGTGGCACCGTTCATTTTAATGATGTGGTCCGACCAGCTGCCCACCCTGCGACCAGCATTCTTGGCCAGGGAGCGAGTGGCTGGGGCGCTTCGCAAGGTGCAATGGGATTGCTGGAAATGACAAGACCCCTTCAGGTCTCAACATCACCTGGCTGGAGCCGGCCATCAGAAAGTAAAATGACCGTCAGTGGTTTCAGTAGACTCCGCTCACTCGTGCTGTGGACCTACGGACGACGAGGACGGCGAAGCTTAGATCACCCCCCTACAGCAGCATGGTCTCTAGAAGATGCCACCAGGAATCCTGACGCCGTACAACCTTCGACCAACAGACAAGATCCTGAACAATACAAAGATCAACCTCAAGCAAAACAATTAAGGCAACGAATATGA
- the crtI gene encoding phytoene desaturase family protein, whose amino-acid sequence MTQHESHADVIVIGGGLAGLATTVELARRGIQVTLVERNTHLGGKMNVLTEQGYSFDMGPTILTKPDVLRGIITRCGRKTEDYIDLIRLDPQWRAFYEDGTVLDLKEGDTVMAESLNAQFDRAKPAEGYQDFLAFSRRMNRLSNRVFYYKDIGGIRDVMRHTPPTDIKLLKDVMAMRMHSTVGSTVHRHIKEPHLQQMVEHFMQYVGSSPFLAPAILSVIASIQVDEGCWYAKGGTRSVARSLVKLAEEFGATLLTGNGVQSINTDGKRVTGVTLDDGSQLSADSIVSNCDVQRTYRDLMETPEAKRESRSIAKNYKPACSGLVLFLGLDKQYDHLAHHNFVFSKDSKREFNDIYNRGVPAEDPTLYLAVPSRSDPDQAPEGCEALYVLIHTAPLQDGHRWEGPGGILESYLPTVMEKLKNCGRMPDIEQHVRVHKHLTPNDIESRYNAEGGAIYGLASHGRLRGGFKPKNRSKAYSNLYLTGGSANPGPGVPMVLMSGVTAARCLCEDLGLDPDADAPAPSTTPTYATVSH is encoded by the coding sequence ATGACACAGCATGAATCCCATGCCGATGTAATTGTCATTGGTGGTGGGCTCGCAGGCCTGGCGACAACAGTTGAACTCGCCAGGCGCGGCATACAGGTAACACTGGTTGAAAGAAACACCCACCTTGGCGGGAAGATGAATGTGCTCACCGAGCAAGGTTATTCATTTGATATGGGCCCCACCATTCTGACCAAACCTGATGTGCTGCGCGGCATCATTACCCGTTGTGGACGAAAGACCGAAGACTACATTGATCTCATCCGACTCGACCCTCAATGGCGAGCCTTTTATGAAGATGGCACCGTGCTGGATTTAAAAGAAGGCGACACCGTAATGGCGGAGTCGCTCAACGCACAATTTGATAGAGCAAAACCAGCCGAAGGCTACCAGGATTTCTTAGCGTTCTCCCGGCGCATGAATCGTTTGAGCAATCGTGTCTTCTACTACAAGGACATTGGTGGCATTCGTGATGTCATGCGCCATACCCCACCGACAGACATCAAGTTGCTCAAAGACGTCATGGCGATGCGTATGCACAGTACTGTCGGAAGCACTGTGCATCGACATATTAAGGAGCCGCATCTACAGCAGATGGTTGAGCACTTCATGCAATACGTGGGATCTAGCCCATTCTTAGCACCTGCCATACTCTCAGTGATCGCCTCAATTCAAGTTGATGAAGGATGCTGGTATGCCAAGGGCGGCACCCGATCGGTTGCACGATCGCTGGTTAAACTCGCCGAAGAATTTGGTGCCACATTACTCACAGGCAATGGCGTTCAATCTATTAATACCGACGGCAAGAGAGTCACTGGCGTCACCCTTGACGATGGGTCTCAGCTCAGCGCAGATTCGATTGTCTCAAACTGTGATGTCCAACGTACCTACCGGGATCTCATGGAAACACCTGAGGCAAAACGTGAGAGCCGTTCAATTGCTAAAAACTACAAGCCAGCATGCAGTGGCTTAGTACTCTTTCTTGGTCTTGACAAACAGTACGATCACCTTGCTCATCATAATTTTGTCTTTAGTAAGGATTCTAAACGAGAGTTCAACGACATCTACAATCGTGGTGTGCCGGCAGAAGATCCAACCCTTTATCTCGCAGTTCCATCTCGCAGCGATCCCGATCAAGCGCCTGAGGGATGCGAGGCCTTATATGTACTGATTCATACAGCACCTCTACAAGATGGCCATCGTTGGGAAGGGCCCGGTGGCATTCTGGAGAGCTATCTTCCAACCGTCATGGAAAAGCTGAAGAATTGTGGAAGGATGCCTGACATTGAACAGCATGTCCGTGTACACAAGCATCTCACACCCAACGATATCGAATCTCGATATAACGCCGAGGGTGGTGCTATCTATGGACTTGCATCACACGGACGGCTTCGTGGTGGTTTTAAACCAAAGAACCGAAGTAAGGCCTACAGCAATCTCTACCTCACTGGGGGAAGTGCGAACCCGGGGCCTGGTGTACCAATGGTTCTCATGAGTGGTGTGACTGCAGCACGTTGTCTATGTGAAGACCTAGGCTTGGATCCCGACGCTGACGCGCCTGCCCCATCAACAACACCGACCTATGCAACGGTGAGCCATTGA
- a CDS encoding glycosyltransferase family 2 protein — protein sequence MTIKISIITATWNSEKTVADTLRSVQSQSYENIEYLVIDGASTDNTLDIVQRDGGHVDRIISEPDKGIYDALNKGIANASGDVVGFLHSDDIYAHKDALRQIADAFTTNNVDAIYGDLDYVSKDNQEKLIRHWKSNPFQRKKMRYGWMPPHPTFYMKTERYRELGSFDLQFKIAADYDSLLRYLWKHRVSVAYIPNVLVKMRLGGASNRSIKNILQKSREDCRAMKNNGVPRLLALPGKNLSKVPQFFRKG from the coding sequence GTGACTATTAAGATAAGCATCATTACTGCCACTTGGAACAGCGAAAAGACTGTGGCGGATACGCTCCGTTCCGTCCAAAGCCAAAGCTATGAGAATATTGAATATCTAGTGATTGATGGCGCCTCCACTGATAACACTCTCGATATCGTCCAACGTGACGGCGGGCATGTCGATCGAATTATTAGCGAACCTGACAAGGGAATCTATGACGCATTAAACAAAGGCATTGCCAATGCGAGTGGAGATGTTGTTGGCTTTCTTCATTCAGACGACATCTACGCACACAAAGATGCGCTGCGTCAAATTGCTGATGCCTTCACTACAAATAATGTAGATGCGATCTACGGCGATCTGGACTATGTATCCAAAGACAATCAAGAAAAGCTCATTCGCCACTGGAAAAGCAATCCGTTTCAACGCAAGAAAATGCGATACGGTTGGATGCCACCTCACCCGACCTTCTACATGAAAACAGAACGCTACCGTGAACTAGGTAGTTTTGATCTTCAATTCAAGATTGCGGCCGACTATGATTCGCTTTTGCGATATCTCTGGAAGCACCGCGTCTCAGTAGCTTACATCCCAAATGTACTGGTAAAAATGCGCCTCGGCGGAGCCAGCAATCGCAGTATCAAGAACATTCTTCAAAAATCTCGCGAAGATTGCAGAGCAATGAAAAACAATGGTGTTCCAAGACTCTTGGCACTGCCCGGAAAGAACTTATCAAAGGTCCCTCAGTTCTTTCGCAAGGGATAA